One window from the genome of Dermacentor silvarum isolate Dsil-2018 chromosome 7, BIME_Dsil_1.4, whole genome shotgun sequence encodes:
- the LOC119458810 gene encoding uncharacterized protein LOC119458810, whose amino-acid sequence MSTYNPLTRHRPSAQDQYFSPMSTMFLRLVPIVLVTLATGAGLTDASYAPTTMFEVPESAYHQYAHLAVELARFKSQFRRPALYLLGLRRVYWPRGKNNIVVVTIDVADSTCNRWPRKPRNHCKPQVSSPIYSCKGRVLVKNGVEFIRFLWTKCWKSICRKHDHVGYSF is encoded by the exons ATGTCGACATATAATCCATTGACGCGCCATCGACCATCTGCGCAGGACCAATATTTCTCACCTATGTCGACGATGTTTCTGCGCCTGGTACCAATCGTGCTGGTGACCTTAGCGACCGGGGCAGGTCTCACTGACGCAAGCTATGCGCCCACTACGATGTTTGAGGTACCCGAGTCGGCCTACCACCAGTACGCGCATCTAGCAGTAGAGCTGGCGCGCTTCAAGTCACAGTTTCGGCGACCGGCCTTGTACCTATTGGGCCTGAGGAGAGTTTATTGGCCG AGAGGAAAAAATAACATAGTCGTGGTCACCATTGACGTCGCTGACTCGACCTGCAACAGGTGGCCAAGGAAACCACGGAACCACTGCAAGCCACAGGTATCCTCG CCCATATATTCCTGCAAAGGCAGAGTACTGGTCAAAAATGGAGTGGAGTTCATTAGGTTTTTGTGGACAAAGTGCTG GAAAAGCATCTGTCGCAAACATGACCACGTCGGCTACTCCTTCTAG